One genomic window of Ruminococcus gauvreauii includes the following:
- a CDS encoding ABC transporter permease yields MSSQTAKTAKPVHNWMQTVLSDRKKAIDLATAAAAVIFVIILSAAVPNFLSLNNIINVLEQLTTVGMLCLGMTFILIIGGIDLSMPAVLMAATIPGALFMSKTGNVFIGILIIFGVGAVFGMINGVAVAKARMIPFIVTLSTQIIANGFAVMITNSKSVFGLPDVFLFLGIKIGIVPISIPIFFIVAVISHMILKKTKYGRIFYMIGQNEETARVSGIRTDRYIFCTYIIAGIYACMAGILLAARTNMAGATMVGNTMLTDTISAAVIGGASLSGGKGNILGSVLGALFITVISNFINLMGYTYYVGLIIKGVLIVIIIALDRLRNRD; encoded by the coding sequence ATGAGTAGTCAGACGGCTAAAACGGCGAAACCGGTTCATAATTGGATGCAGACAGTGTTGTCAGATAGAAAGAAAGCCATTGATCTGGCAACGGCAGCAGCGGCAGTGATCTTTGTGATTATACTTTCTGCAGCAGTACCAAATTTTTTAAGTCTGAATAATATTATTAATGTTTTGGAACAGCTCACGACCGTTGGTATGTTATGTTTGGGAATGACGTTTATCTTAATCATCGGGGGCATTGATTTATCAATGCCCGCCGTACTGATGGCGGCGACAATACCGGGGGCGTTGTTCATGTCAAAGACAGGAAATGTATTTATTGGTATCCTGATCATTTTTGGCGTCGGAGCGGTATTCGGAATGATCAATGGTGTGGCGGTCGCAAAAGCCAGGATGATTCCATTTATCGTTACGCTGTCTACACAGATCATTGCCAATGGTTTCGCTGTTATGATAACAAATTCAAAAAGTGTTTTCGGACTCCCGGATGTATTTCTGTTTCTCGGGATTAAAATAGGGATTGTACCCATCTCGATTCCAATCTTCTTTATCGTGGCGGTGATCAGCCACATGATTCTTAAGAAAACAAAGTATGGAAGAATTTTTTATATGATCGGTCAGAATGAAGAAACAGCCCGGGTTTCCGGTATCAGAACAGATCGGTATATCTTCTGTACATATATTATAGCGGGCATCTATGCATGTATGGCAGGAATTCTGCTTGCTGCACGTACAAATATGGCAGGGGCCACAATGGTCGGAAATACCATGCTGACGGATACGATCAGCGCTGCAGTCATCGGAGGCGCAAGTTTATCAGGTGGAAAAGGAAATATACTGGGATCTGTATTGGGAGCACTGTTTATCACAGTGATCAGTAACTTTATTAATTTGATGGGATATACATATTATGTTGGATTGATCATCAAGGGTGTTCTGATTGTGATTATTATTGCATTAGACCGTTTAAGAAACAGAGATTGA